The sequence below is a genomic window from bacterium.
AGGTAGAAGAGATGGGGATCCCCGTTGGGGACGGAGCCCCTCAGGAAGCTGAACTTGTGCTTGATGTAGCTGCTCGGGGTCACGTGGTCCGTGAGACCGAGGATGAAGAAGTAGAGGCGCTTGCCCAGACTCTTGAGTTCCCTCAGGAAGTCGTCGGTGGCAGCCTCCGGTGAAAGGCTCATCCGGTCCCCGTAGATCGCCTTGAGGAACCGGATGTCGTTCTTGATGTCCTCCGTCCGGTAGGCGTTGTGGAATTCCGCGTGTTCGCGGTTGATCCCGAACTCCTCGACGAGGCGAAGTTCCGTGCCTTGGGCCCTGGCGTCTTCCATGATCTCCTCCTCGGACCAGTATTGGCGCGCGGGTTCTCGCCGACGTTGTGGTGCGTCAGCCGCTCGGGCGATGGGCGGATCAGCCGCAGCGCGCCGCCCTGCTATACTTTACTCCATGGCAATGCAGCTGCGGGGGATATCCGCGGAGATGATCGCGTTCGCCTGTTCGCTCCCGTGCCTGCTCTGCGCCTGCGCGTCGGCCGGCCCGGCGCCCGCCGCGCTCCAGGTCGTCGCGAAGGTCGACCTCGCACGCTACGCCGGCCGGTGGTACGAGATCGCCAGCTTCCCCCAGAGCTTCCAGAAGGGGTGCACGGACTCGCGCGCGGACTACCGCCTCCGCGGAGACGGCACGGTCGAAGTGCTCAACAGCTGCCTGCGCGACGGCAGGGTGGACACGGCGAAGGGCAGGGCCTGGGTGGTGGACAAGGCCACGGGCGCCAAGCTCAAGGTCTCGTTCTTCTGGCCGTTCCGGGGCGACTACTGGATCATCGAACTGGGCGGTGACTACGAGTACGCCGTGGTCTCGGCGCCGTCCATGAAGTACCTCTGGATCCTCTCGCGGACGCCGCAGATGGACGAGCAGCGCTACCAGGAGATCGTCGGCAGGTTGCGGGAACGGGGATTCGACGTCGCGAAGCTCAACCGGACGCCGCAGGGGAACCGCAAGGACTAGCCGCCTTTCCCGAGACGAGAACCGCAAGAGCATTGTAGCTTCCCCGTGCTTGACGCCCGCCACCCCGCGTACTACCGTGTAACACAAGGAGGATCTGCGATGGGCGATACGGTGACGGTCAGGCTTCCGGCGAAGCTCAGAGGGGAGCTGGAGCGCGTGGCGCGCAGCGAGAAGGCATCCAAGAGCGACATCGTCCGCGACGCGGTGGCACGCTACCTCGCGGTCCGGCGTTTCCGGGCGCTGCGGGCAGGCGTGCTGCCGTTCGCGGAGGCCCAGGGGATTCTCACCGACGAGGACGTCTTCAAGGCGCTCTCGTGAGGATCGTCTTCGACGCGAACGTCCTCGTGGCCGCCTTTGCCGCGCGGGGGCTCTGCGCCGACCTCTTCGAGGCTTGCCTCTCCACTCACGAGTGCGTGGCCGCCCCGCGGATCCTCGCGGAAACCGAGGATGCGCTGCGGCGCAAGGTGCGGCTTCCGGCGCCAAGGGCGACCGCCATCCGCCGCTTCCTGGAGGAGCATCTGCGCGTGGTGACGCCGGCGGCCGTCGAGCGCGATGCCTGCCGCGACCCGGACGATCTCCCGGTCCTCGGCGCCGCCCTTGCCGCAGGTGCGGACTGCATCGTCAGCGGGGACAGGGACCTGCTCGAACTCGGGAGTTTCCGGGGCATCCCGATC
It includes:
- a CDS encoding lipocalin family protein produces the protein MIAFACSLPCLLCACASAGPAPAALQVVAKVDLARYAGRWYEIASFPQSFQKGCTDSRADYRLRGDGTVEVLNSCLRDGRVDTAKGRAWVVDKATGAKLKVSFFWPFRGDYWIIELGGDYEYAVVSAPSMKYLWILSRTPQMDEQRYQEIVGRLRERGFDVAKLNRTPQGNRKD
- a CDS encoding ribbon-helix-helix protein, CopG family yields the protein MGDTVTVRLPAKLRGELERVARSEKASKSDIVRDAVARYLAVRRFRALRAGVLPFAEAQGILTDEDVFKALS
- a CDS encoding putative toxin-antitoxin system toxin component, PIN family, coding for MRIVFDANVLVAAFAARGLCADLFEACLSTHECVAAPRILAETEDALRRKVRLPAPRATAIRRFLEEHLRVVTPAAVERDACRDPDDLPVLGAALAAGADCIVSGDRDLLELGSFRGIPILAPRALWERISAA